Part of the Odocoileus virginianus isolate 20LAN1187 ecotype Illinois chromosome 16, Ovbor_1.2, whole genome shotgun sequence genome is shown below.
GCCTGCACAGCCCTCGCCTCGCCTGCAGGCCTCTGTCCCGAGCCCCCGCTCCCTGGAGGCCGAGCGCGTCAGGCCCGCGGCCGTCGTGGTTGAGAGCGGGCCTGTGTCATACCACGCGGAGGAGGACGCGGAGGAGGAGGACGCGGAGGAGGAGGACGGGGAGCCCTGCGTCAGCGCCCTGCAGATGATGGGCGGCAACGGTGTGTGCGGGTGGGCGCTCGGCAGGGCCACATcggtgggggcggggccggccAGGCGGCGCGGAGCAGCGGCCTCACCCCTCGTGGTTACTGCCTCGCGCTCTGCAGATTACGGCTGTGACGGGGACGATGACGATGGCTACTGAGGCGACCTCACGTCCGGCACGTCCGCTGGTGGCCGCGCCACCAGCTCCTGACAGTCCCCCGGCCTCGGGTGAGCTTGTGGTGAGCAGCGAGACTCGGTGACAAGATGGGTGCCCCGCTGCCCGGCGGCCCTCGCGCACAGCTGCCCGTGATCTCGTGGCCTCGCTGTCGGGACCCTGATGCGAGCAACTTGAGGAGCGTATCTATCTCACGGCAGAGCTGGGTCTCTTGCCCCAGGAACCCTTGCCGGTGGCTCTGCTGCGTCCTGTGGAGAGAAACTGTGGCCCAGGGAGTCCCAGCCGCGTGTCCAGGCTTGTGGAGGCCTGGTGGGTCTGGACCCTGCTCTATCCCGGGGGCCGGGAGCCTGCGCCTCTCGCCGCCTCACTGTGTCTGAGAAGCACTTTGCGTCCAGCTGACGCCCAGCCAGGCCCTCCCCGCTGTGCCCGGGCCCGGGCGCCCCGCAGACGTGCACCAAGGAGCCCACAGTCCGCCCGGCCCCGCGGGGCGGCCGGCACCACTCGGCAGACGCGGGTGCAGCTGTCTGGGCACCTCCTGCCTGAGCTGCACCTGGGTTCCTGTCCTCAGAGGTGTGACCGGCAGAGGCCCTCTGCTTGAGGGCACTCGGAACCTCCTGGGCCAGCCTCACTGCTGGAAGGCCCAGAGCACTTGCCCTGGCCTTGGGCATGGCTGCGCGGGGGACACCCACGAGGGGTCCACAGAGGCTTCCGCTCCTCCAGGCCAGCCTTGGCCACCCACCCCTCACGGTGGCAGAGCCACAGCCCCctgcccctgggggctcagccacCACCCCAGGTGGGCAGGCCCTGTGGTGTCCGCCCCAGAGGGCATCACGGCTCACGGGGGGATTTCGAGGCCCTTGCTTTGCCCCTCGGCTGGGACCCCAGGGAACCTGGCAAGCTGGAGTGAAAGGTTGGCTGGTGAAACAGGAAGATCGTTGCTTGAGCTGAAACCTTCTGAGTGTGTGGTCTGCAGCCCTGTCCGGCTCCCTGGAGGAGCGAGGTTGGGGGGGTGCGGGGTCTCCAGGCTCCATAGGTGCCCGGTTGTCAGCTGGGGAACCGGTGACTGCCCACCCTCACAGCAAGGCCCTGGGCCCCGGCAGAGGCTCTTAGAGGGGCCTCGTGGATGGGGGGCCCTGCCCCGCACGGGGAGCAGGTTCTGCGCTGGGCCGGAGCCTGGGAgcctctgggggcggggggctggtgGCTGTGGGGGTGGCCAGGCCGCGCCTGCCGTGTTCTAGACACAGAGGTGGCTGGATGCTTCCTCGGGAGGTAGACAGGGGGCCGTCCTGCAGGGCTGATGGCCCTGCGGAGCTGGGGGCATTGGTCAGGCCGGCCTGCAGAGGTGAGGCTGctgagctgggggcgggggagcggGCCGAGCATGTCCGGGGAGGAGAAAGCGTGGGGCAGCCGCAGGGTGCGGAGGCCGGTCCCCAGCTGCACCCACTCAGGTTGAGGTCAGCAGGGTCCTCCGTGGGGTCTCGCCCGAACAGGGCACGCGACTGGCCACCAGGCCCCGCACGGCACTGGGAGTGGCTGGGGGAGACGGCCTGCATGCACGGCGCTCAGGGCGGCCCGTCCCCGCCGCgtgccctgcccctcctccagcgGGAGGCCAGGGCCTTCCAGgtcccctgcctgcccctcctgCGGGTGTCCTGCTCTCCCCGTCAGTCTTGCTTTCCCAGCTCACCCCCAGCGGCctggggggtggaggagggccGGCCGGGAGAGCACTGCACGGCCTGCACACCTGCAGGCGCACACATGTGCACGGACACGCCGGTGCTGCTCATGCCGCTCCACCTGTGTCCCTGGGGCCACCGTCAGGGCGCCGGGCCCCGGGCTCTGATGAGACCCAGGGCCACCCCCAGCGGGGCTGAGCTCTGGGGCCCAAGGCCTGATGGTGCCTCGGGCACCCTTGCAGGGCCCCCGTGACAgggccgcccgccgcccgcaGAGGACGCAGTGCCTGCTGGCACCCGGTCCATGCTGCGTGCCGTGACCTCGCGCCCTTCCTGCCCCTCTGGGCCACGGAGTCAGGACCATAGGCGCCCTTCCTGGCGGGACTCGGTGGGCACTGCGGTGTGCCACTTGTTGCCTCAGGCCCCCCAAGAAGAGGGGGCAGGCCCGAGACACCCCCGGTGCCCACAGGTGGCAGGGAGCCCCTTCCCGAGCCGGCCTGCCCAGGCCCCGGCCTGCATGCCTGCCCCCCTCCCAGTGGCTCCCCGCGCCCTCCTGGCTCCCACAGTTGTGTCCAGGTGGGTCAGGCCTGCAGATGGGCAGCAGAGTTGGTGGCCGCCTGCTGCCACCGCGGCCTCTGCGGGCGCTGGGGGGTCTCTCTGAGGGAGGGGCGGCTTCGGGGGGCCCCTGAGAACCAGGGTCCCTGATGCCCCTCTGCTAGAGCCCGGCCTGAGTGCCCACCGTGCCCTGCCGGCTGGCAGCCACATAACCGCTGCTCCCCGGCCCAGCACCAGGCGAGGCGCAGACCCGCCCCCGTCTTGCCGCCCTGGACCGATGCCCTCCTCCCGTCCAGCTCTCGCCCTCCCCGGGCCCCTTTGCTGTCTCCACACCCCGGCCCTCCATCCGTTTCTCAGCAGGCTGGAGCACTGGCCAAGTGAGGCTGCAAGTCTGGGACCCGGAGAGGGGCTCCTGTTCCCCCTGGGCTGAGGGGCCCCGGGAGGGCGAGGACGTTCAGGCCTGGGGTCACCAGGGGGCGGACTCGCCCACGCTGCCTCGAGGGGCTCAGGCCCACGGCCACCTCTGCCTGGCCGCCCTCAGGCTGCCAGGCAAGGGCCCAGCTTCCGCCTCCCAGGTCCCAGGCGGGGTCCAGCACAGACCCTGGGGACGCTGCTCCCAGCACAGTAAAGGCTGCCTTTGAAGCCGTGAGCCCCGGTTCAGGGTCTTTGTTCTCTGACGCACCATCCAGTCGCTGGTAGGTCAGGACGGCTCTGCCCCCGGGACCCCCGCTCTGTGGCACCCCCACCGGTGTGGGTGCCCCAGGCTCGCCCACACGCCCACCCTGTTCTGGGCTGAGGACCCCCTTGCCCAGCAAGACCGTGGGGATCCGTGTGGGCAGAAAGCAGCACCTGCCCGTCCGTGGGCCCGCGTGTCACCCCAGGCTCTGCTGCCGGGGCTCCCGCCACCCCTCACCTCAGCCTCAGGGCCCGGTGGGCCCCTGAGCCCAGACCCTCAGCCCAGCCGCCTGCGCCTCCGGGAGCCCCCGCCGCTGCCGCACTGCAGGGCCAGCCCCGGGCAGCAGGGGGCGCCCCAGGACCAGCCGGGCCGGTGGGGACGCTAGGCTCCTGGGCAGCTGCTGCCCATCCGTCCCGTGGTGGGTGGCTGCCTGCCTCACTGCCTTGGGTTCTGGGCCCCTGCCCAGGGGTCCTCCCCACAATCTCCTGGTTCCCTGTGGCCACATCCACAGGACAGCCGGCCCTCTGCACGTGCACACTGGCCCGCTGGGGGCCCCGACAGGCCATtacctcctgggggtgggggctcccgAGTCGGGGTCGCTCGCGGGCAGGCAGCAGCTGCCCCGGCTGGTTGGCGCCTCCCCGCGTCGTCCTGGCCTACGTGCCTGGAGGGCCGACCGGTCCCTGGGGAGGCCTGGGCCCCAGCCAGGCTGGCAAGGGGTGGGGTCCCAGGGATGGGTTCCAAGGCTGCGGGCCCCAGGCCCTGACCACCCAGGCCCCTCCCAGGGGCTGTGGGCGGTGGCAGAGGCAAGGCGCTCTGGCCTTCCTGCTGCGAGAGGAGTGTGGCTCAGGAAGCCCTCACACAATGGCCCACGTAGGTCCCGGGAGGGCAGGGGGCCAGAATGGTGGGACCCGGCCGTCACTACCACTTTGGCCCTGGCGAGGCCAGTGGAAGGCCGTGGTGGGACAGGTGCCAGGCAGGCTTgcggcaggcaggcaggctgccACACATCACAGGGGCACCTGCAGAGGCCACGCAGACTCAGCTGAGCCCCGGAGGCCTGGCTGGCTGGAGGCAGCGCCGTCCTGCCAGACAGCGTGGGGACCGTCCTTTCCTTGGCGAGGAAGGCCCTTCACCCCATGCAGACTGAGTAATTGCTTCCCCCACCCAGAGGTCATAGTGAATAAGGACATTGTCTGCCAGGTGCCCGCCTTGGTGGGGCCTGGGAAAATGCCCATGCAGGGCTTGGTGGGGGCCTGGCTGCCGTGGGTGCTGCCACCAGCCTCAGCAGCTGTGGAGCTGAGCTGGCAGCTGGGGGGACGCTCCCAGGGTGGGAGGTCTTGGGTCAGTTGGGGCCACACCAACAGGACCtgaaggcagggggcagggaccCCGGACAGATCTCCCAGGGGTCTTGCACCTCTTGCTTTCCCTCCCCACAAGCCCCTGCCATGTGCTCCTTCCAGCCACATGCAGGGCTCTGGAAAACAGTCCCCGTTCATCAGTTCATGGGTTTACTTCCTCAGCAGACCTCGCCGAAGCTCTGAGGGTCTGTGGTCGGCCGTGAGGACAGGGACAACTCCCAGGGGAACGGCCCCCATGCTGCGGGCAAATGCGGCAGCAGGGGTGGGCATGAGCAGAGCCACTGTGCGGGGCAGAGGCGAGGGGGCCGCGGGGGGACGGGGCTCCGGGCAGGGCTGAGCGGGAGGGCCCTGTGGTTGTCACCGGGGAGCAGGCAGAAGGGCCTGCAGTGATGGAGATGTGGCTTGAGGGCTGGGCGCCGAGCTCACCAGCCTGTGGATGgcactccacccctccccctaGTTGGTGGACCCCAGCTGGACCCTGGGCAGAGACAGACTTTCCCAGTGATGGTCAATGACCCAGCCTGGGAATGTGAAtcttgggggtgagggggtggcgTGGTGGTCATGGGCCAGGCCACAGGGTGCAAAGGAGCGTTGTGCACACGTGGGCACACCCTGAGCAGAGTCCCCACTTCTAGTCCCACAGGCATGGCAAGGGGGTCTACTTGGCCAGCCTGCAGGCAGCCCTACAGGGTGGGCCTGAGGGGGACGGCTGGTGTGTGCCACGAGGACCCTCTTGTagggtgtgtgcatgcgtgtgcacactCGTGCACGTGTGGGGGTCAGTGCCACAAGGACCTGGCTCCAGGGAGGGGTCTGCACTTGTTTGGGAAgggcccgccccccaccccactgctggtggttcctttagcatttatatCTGGCCCAGTGGGTGCCTGCGAGTTCAGACCAAGATGAGCCTCCCAGTGCCCtctctgccccatcccacccccaactTCAGTTCCCGTCCTGACCCACATGGTGTCCCCAGGCGCACTGGGTAAGGGGTGCActggggtgagggaggagggatCTGCCTGTGAGCGGCAGACTCTGGGTTCCCGCTGGTGCGGTCTGGGGGCCCAGGAACGGTCAGAGACAAGTTATGTGGAGTGGAGGCATCCCCTGGGAGGCCCCAGGATGGGAGAGGTGTAGGGGTCAGTCcaaaagacttcctggaggaagaggggTCCACACTGAGACCAGAAGACGGAGGAGCTGGACAGGCCATGAGGGGGCCCAGAGGAGGAAGGTGGGCCGCCAGCCTGGGGTTGGGTGACTGCACCGGGAGAGGTGGTGAGAGCTCGGGGTCCCCAGAGGTGGTGGTTTTGGTGCTCCTAGGGGTTGGAGGACAGCAGGGCCCATGGGAGGGAGCAAGCCACAAAGGGTGGCTTGTGGCCACAAAGGGTCTTGTGCTCAGAGCAGGAGCTCGTGCTCAGCCCCGTGGGCCCTGCCCTGCAGCTCTGGCTGCCCACCTTACTGGCTATGGGCACTGGGAACTGGGGGGCACAAAGAGGTAGGGGCACCTCAGCCCTTCTGGTtgtggatgggggagggagggacagactAAAAGATGGGGAGATGCCAGTGGGTGGCCCTGCCAGCCAGATGTGGGCTGGGCTGAGGGCAGGAGTCAGGGGGTGTGGGCCCAGGTGTCCCCAGGGCAGGCTCTCAATGAGTCACTGGTGAGCTAGTGTCCCGACGCCGCGGGTGCAGGCTGCGCGGGCCACAGGAAGCGGAGTGGGCTGATAAAGGGTGGGAGTCAGAAGCCGCCGGGCCTCCCACTTCCT
Proteins encoded:
- the LOC139038775 gene encoding basic salivary proline-rich protein 1-like, with product MHGAQGGPSPPRALPLLQREARAFQVPCLPLLRVSCSPRQSCFPSSPPAAWGVEEGRPGEHCTACTPAGAHMCTDTPVLLMPLHLCPWGHRQGAGPRALMRPRATPSGAELWGPRPDGPPRRGGRPETPPVPTGGREPLPEPACPGPGLHACPPPSGSPRPPGSHSCVQLSPSPGPFAVSTPRPSIRFSAGWSTGQVRLQVWDPERGSCSPWAEGPREGEDVQAWGHQGADSPTLPRGAQAHGHLCLAALRLPGKGPASASQSLVGQDGSAPGTPALWHPHRCGCPRLAHTPTLFWAEDPLAQQDRGDPCGQKAAPARPWARVSPQALLPGLPPPLTSASGPGGPLSPDPQPSRLRLREPPPLPHCRASPGQQGAPQDQPGRWGR